Below is a window of Lemur catta isolate mLemCat1 chromosome 11, mLemCat1.pri, whole genome shotgun sequence DNA.
AATTTAAGAAATCAATTATATGGTCTTATAGGAAAATCTCTATATTTGCTGAAAAGTGGCTTCAATGTATTTGagattgctatttttttaaatttcttttctcatgttTGATTATAAATATTGTCAGGTTAATAAAGTTTTCTATAGTAAATAAATTACTATGATCAAGCAGTACTCACCACAATAAGTTCGTAAagaaattttcttgtatttttatctgCATGGCAATCTTCCTTTAACTTCTTCACAACATATGAAACTTTTTCTGACTCTTTGTCTGCTTGTGTTTGAATCAAATCTTCCAGTGTCAGATGTGAGTAACCCAGGACATCAGCTAAAACTTTCCAGTCATAAACTTTTTCTGACACCAAGGTCAATACAACTGAGTAGATGtaagttagttttttaaaaggtagagcAATTTGTTCAAGAAGATTTCTGGTTGTAAAGACGCTATCTGAAGTAGACATTACTTGTTCCTTCGAAATCACCTTGACATTTTTGGAATGCACAAGTCCAATCTTACCTCTGAGGACTCCCACATACCATTCTTTAACTTTGGACTGTCCAATGGCTTTGACCTTACCTTTTCCAAGAAGTGCTATAGTGTCACCTTTGAAATATTCAAGTAAGTAGTCAATCTTGTTTTGTCTCAGTACTGCCTTCAAGGTTACCCCATAGTTGGTAAAGTTCAAAGTTTTATCTTGAAATGTGGGATATTTAACAAGCACTGTTGGTAATAAAGGAGCAGActtgatttccttctccttctgcaAATAACCTGACAGATTTGAGAGCCTTTTTAGGTTCGGGGCTGGATCAGGTGTAGTGATACAAAATTGTGCGACTGCTTCACCATGGGTAAGCTCCACctgaacacagaaaacaaataagtgCATCTCTCTGTGGtcaactaaagaaaataaaaatggttgaTGAACTATTTCGCCTGCTTCCAACTGtttttgcttaatttctttcctttctccttctgcctTTACTTCAAAATCAGGGTcacatgaaaaaatagaaatacttagGTCTTGTGGCTTGTCAAGCAAAAATGAATGCTTCCCCCAGAGCTGAAATACAACTGGAGATGTGTTTTTTCCACCCTTCTTAATATCAGAGATTGTAAGCTTTCCTGGCATATAACTGTGTCCACAAACTATGAAAATAACAGTGAAACTGGGATGGATATATTTGGGTCCATAAATTCCAACTGAGGTGGTTTTGTGGATATAGTCCCAAATGGTGGCAGCTGGTGACTGAATAGTTTTAGCTTGTGCAGCAACCACTAGATACATCACCTGACTCAAGTCCATTAGCTTGACTTGGATGGTATCTTTATAAATGTAACAGTTGCTTAACACTCTGAAAGGGCCTTCTCTGTCCAGGCTGTGTAAACACACCATTTCTGTCATGACTTGGCTGAAGGGATCCTTTCTCACCTCAGCCCCAATTTTCATCTCCAGCAAGATGGCTTCCATTGTATTAAGGTTGCCTAACGTGATTTCCAACAACGGGCTTACAGTGCATGAAAGACTATGGTTAAGCATTTCTGGAGGATCAAGAAAAGCCCTTAGAGATATTTCTTGGAATTCTCCCACAGCTACATGACCTTGGGGCACATGAATAGTGATGTCTGATTCAGGTAATTGTATCGACCCTCCTTGGTGGTTTAATTTACAAACTATGGTGACCTCTGCAACTTGTGTTTGGGCCCATCCAGGGTTCTGATTAATTGTATTCAAATCCAGACAGGAGCGGGCCAGCTGGCGTTGACTTAACCAAGCCATTTTATAAGCTTCTCTGTCATTTTGAAGCCATTCTAAGTCTTGTTCTAGGATCTGGTCAGAGTTATGTATACTCTGAGGGGCATGTGCTGTGTCATCTAAAATGTCCAGAAGTTCTGAAACACTTTTAGATCTTCCAGATTTCCTTGAGGAGGAATGCCTAAGTAATTTTCGCACATCGAGTTCATCACCGGAGGAATCAAAAGAATTTCCATTTTCtacttctcttaaaaaaagaaaaggatcttCTTTCAAGATGGAAATATTATCtctcttcctgttctttcttAGATGAGTTATGTCATCCAAAAATGGGTTAGAAGCAGACAGTTCATTCCAGAATGGATTCGTAGCTTTGGAAGCATTATTACCATGAAGGGCAAAAGCTTCCGGCCAATTGTGAAGAAAGTCTGGGTCTTGGCATTCTTgttattcaaagaaaaacaaagcaagacagCAATAAGGTGGCATTCTGAGATATAACcaaggttaattttttctatagctTAAAAATTCAGGActtacttttcagttttctttttgatattcaACATACTAGATACTACAAACTTAATGGTAAATTTGGTCACATTTTCATGTAATGTggaaaagacaatttttctaccaAGTTATTTTAATCATATGTAATGCTATTTTACCTTAAGGCATCATGATTTataaactaaacaaataaatgtttaacattttaggtaatatatttaatatttttcctttaaaatggcCCAGATGAGCATGTGcttatgctttattattttatgtttcatttttacaaaagcaaaactCTGAGCAAACAGAATAACTCAGTCAATTGTCCATATTTTCCTAAACATTGAATAATTGGTCTCATTACATCTAGAATATTAattgaatgttttcattttcagatgaCATTCAATATGTGAAAAAATCATATACATCTGTTAacagctaaaataatttttaaaaacaatatgctAAATTAGACATTCATCATTAGCTCATTCTCTGATAATTTGTATTGATGACATTTAATCAcattgaaatttttcatgaaaaataaacatttcatgaaAAGGAACCTAAAATAATTAGACCATCATTGGATTTACTGCTTGAAGCAATTTATTGAGGTTTTGTAGCTTGCAATGGCAAAGTGGTCTTACCACTAGGAATGGAAACCTTATTACTTTGGAAAGTGAGTGTTTTAAGAATTAGcaacacattaaaatattcatgtttctAGTATAAGAATTTCTATATATCCCACAGTATTGAagctttttttaatgttaatagcATTTCATAGTGGTCATTTCTCTCAGTAAATAGTAGTAATGACTCTGCTGATTTCATAAACCTGGTGCTGCATTAGAGAAAATGATGGTCACACAATGGCCAACCAAATGATAagttctacagaaaaaaaaaattcaagtaaattgtcagacttttttgtttaatatatgtaaaactatTATTTAGATTGAAAGGCGTTTTAAGTGTCATATATTAGAAATTAGAAgatgcattttgaaaaataaaaatggtatttctCTTATTTCCACACTTTTCTTCAACTCAGTTATTCCTAACTTTCTTAAAGTTTACTTTTCCTCTGAGGATTGGTTCAATTCTTttatgctccataaatatttcttaggCCAATCCAAGTTTCAGAAATCTCTTTTACCTCAAAATCCATTATACTTATTGCATAtctcaattatttattaataaatctttGCCTCTTTATATTTCTTGTAATCTGTTGGCTGTGCTATTTTATTTTGACCATCTTTGTTAATGATAGTGTAATTATTTCTATGATAACattgtgattttataatttttttaattttctgtagcacttttcagaGGTAGACCTTCAGTAACTACTGGTGATGGATTTGATTTAATTATATGGACAAAATTACAACATTTATAAGTTCCCATACCTGTAACACTGaaattttttgagagtttctgGGCTTCCATGTCAACCAAACTTCCTTCGGATCTACTTTGTGCCATTGCTCCTGACCAAAAATAGGCAGTTTCACTGATTAACATTTTTCCACCTAAAAAGTAAatagatatgtatttttataagcatatatatacaGGTTATCAgagaaaacaaactcaaaatggtcatacatatttatatttaaaaactgtatGTAAAGATATAGAGGACCTCTTCTTCTGCTAGGATGCTGGACTAAATATCCTGAAATATGTATCAGTGCAAAACACTCAGATTCTGGATTAATGCAATAAGAAAACCTGTAAATGCATTACTGATCCCATAAAAAATTAACTAATGAAAATCCCaaggataagaaaaaagaatagtaagTTGAAACCTCAATATGCAGACATTCCATTTGGTGATTGGAAGACTAAATATCACAAACCTGAAAATTCTCCCCAAATCTTTCTGTATACTCAGTGCAGTTCCAAAATAAATCACAAtgtgttttgtgtatgtttgtgtttgtaaattctgttttaattaattaattttttaactgataaatacaaattctatatatttatcaaGTATAGCATATTGTTttgaagctttttgtttttaacaacaGATAACAACAACTTCTTAAGctattttagtatttatatagaaaagtaaaGGACTCATATTCAAGATAATCCACAAGAAGAGCACGATGGAAGTAATGTACACTACTGACCAGATATCACTATTTATTATACACATGTGCTAAGTAGGACAATGTGGAACTGGAATAGAAATATATCAAGAACACAGAATGAGACCCCAAAAACAGACCCACCCTCACAGATAACAGGGGTGGCCATGCAGAGAGGTGTAGAAATGATGGATTATTCACTGGACAGTGATGATTCCATTGGTTGCTCATACTGACAAAAAATTACATGGATCACTACCTCATCCCATAGACAAAACATCAATTCCAAGAGACTTAAAGAcccaaagatgaaaagaatagCTCTAAAATTTGAAAAGAGTTTAAGAGATTATCTTTATGTTTTCTATAAAGTAGAGAATGTCTTTagcaaagcacacacacaaaagatgcAAACCATAAAACATATGCCcacattaaaatgagaaatcctATGTACCAAAGGCCATcatttacaaaaagtaaaaacacaagCCAAAACCTGGATGAATTTATTTCCATCATACatgactgaaaaaagaaaaataaaatgtgattccAAAATATTACTATACCAAAGACTCCCATAATTCAACAAACAAATTAAACACATTATAGAAATCTTTAAGAGATAGACAAACATttctcagcaacaaaaaaaaggGAACATAAATGATCCCTAAATATATTAGAATATGCTGAATTTCATTGATAATTAGGAAAATGCCACATGAAACCACATGAAACACAATTGCGACCcaggaaatatgcaaaaataaatgacaCTAATTATTGACAAAGATGTGGAAGAAAGGGAGATCCCATATACCCCTGGTGGAAGTGTTAACAGGTGCCACCACTTGAGATTAATCTGGCATTATCTAGGAAGGATGTTCAGAGCCTACTACCCAGCAATTCCAATCCCAGTTATTTGTCTATCAAAAACCTTGTATATGTGCATCAAAAGAGATATATGTGAATGTTCATTATATCATATTAACAAAAAACTGAAACCAATAAAAATGTCCTTTGCCATATGAGTGGATAAATaagttgtaatattttaatacaatggagtactatacTATTATGAAAACAGATGAATTATAACCAAAAGTATTGTAGGTTTCTCATTGCTGGGACTCAGCCTTCTCTCTacatatatgatttttctttgtccCATGACAACACTGaaaaattggtattttaaatctgatttttagAGTGAAAAATGAGTCTTAGCAATGGTACATAACTAACCCACAAGGTCAAATAGCAAGTGAGTGACTGACCCAGAAATAGTTACTTGTTCACATTGTAGCTACTGCATGCAGCCCATATCTCAGAACGTCATTTACCCTTTCTCAGACCCAAGGTTCCCAATGGTACATTCTGAGGCTACCCCACTGTCCAGATCACATTTCCAGTTCTTCTAAGGCCCCATTCTTGTTCTTCTTTGTGTGTTGACCACACCTCCTTCACCTTTGACCCTGCTTTTTTGTCATACTCTTC
It encodes the following:
- the MACC1 gene encoding metastasis-associated in colon cancer protein 1, which codes for MLISETAYFWSGAMAQSRSEGSLVDMEAQKLSKNFSVTECQDPDFLHNWPEAFALHGNNASKATNPFWNELSASNPFLDDITHLRKNRKRDNISILKEDPFLFLREVENGNSFDSSGDELDVRKLLRHSSSRKSGRSKSVSELLDILDDTAHAPQSIHNSDQILEQDLEWLQNDREAYKMAWLSQRQLARSCLDLNTINQNPGWAQTQVAEVTIVCKLNHQGGSIQLPESDITIHVPQGHVAVGEFQEISLRAFLDPPEMLNHSLSCTVSPLLEITLGNLNTMEAILLEMKIGAEVRKDPFSQVMTEMVCLHSLDREGPFRVLSNCYIYKDTIQVKLMDLSQVMYLVVAAQAKTIQSPAATIWDYIHKTTSVGIYGPKYIHPSFTVIFIVCGHSYMPGKLTISDIKKGGKNTSPVVFQLWGKHSFLLDKPQDLSISIFSCDPDFEVKAEGERKEIKQKQLEAGEIVHQPFLFSLVDHREMHLFVFCVQVELTHGEAVAQFCITTPDPAPNLKRLSNLSGYLQKEKEIKSAPLLPTVLVKYPTFQDKTLNFTNYGVTLKAVLRQNKIDYLLEYFKGDTIALLGKGKVKAIGQSKVKEWYVGVLRGKIGLVHSKNVKVISKEQVMSTSDSVFTTRNLLEQIALPFKKLTYIYSVVLTLVSEKVYDWKVLADVLGYSHLTLEDLIQTQADKESEKVSYVVKKLKEDCHADKNTRKFLYELIVALLKMDCQGLVAHLTQEAAILTSAVKLGKGWRELAEKLVRLTKPQMEAYEIPHRGQAGDVAVEMMWKPAYDFLYTWSAHYGNSYRDILQDLQSALDRMKNPVTKQWRDLTGALILVNSLEVLRVTAFSTSEEV